In Citrus sinensis cultivar Valencia sweet orange chromosome 2, DVS_A1.0, whole genome shotgun sequence, a single genomic region encodes these proteins:
- the LOC102625854 gene encoding uncharacterized protein LOC102625854, protein MGGGFRVLHLVRPFLPFLPEVQSADRKIPFREKVIYTVISLFIFLVCSQLPLYGIHSTTGADPFYWMRVILASNRGTVMELGITPIVTSGLVMQLLAGSKIIEVDNNVREDRALLNGAQKLLGILIAIGEAVAYVMSGMYGSVSQLGAGNAILIILQLCFAGIIVICLDELLQKGYGLGSGISLFIATNICESIIWKAFSPTTINSGRGAEFEGAVIALFHLLITKQNKVGALREAFYRQNLPNITNLLATVLVFLIVVYFQGFKVVLPVRSKNARGQQGAYPIKLFYTSNMPIILQSALVSNLYFISQLLYRKYSGNFFVNLLGKWKESEYSGHSIPVGGLAYYVTAPASLADMAANPFHALFYLVFMLTACALFSKTWIEVSGSSARDVAKQLKEQQMVMPGHRDSNLQKELNRYIPTAAAFGGVCIGALTVLADFMGAIGSGTGILLAVTIIYQYFETFEKERASELGFFGF, encoded by the exons atgggAGGAGGATTTAGAGTGCTGCATTTGGTGAGAccatttcttccatttttgcCGGAGGTTCAGTCAGCTGACAGGAAAATTCCCTTCCGAGAGAAGGTGATCTACACTGTCATTTCGCTTTTCATCTTTCTGGTATGCAGTCAGCTTCCACTTTATGGCATCCATTCCACCACCGGTGCTGATCCCTTTTATTGGATGCGTGTTATTCTTGCATCAAACCGGGGAACTGTGATGGAACTTGGGATTACCCCCATTGTGACTTCTGGACTTGTGATGCAACTCTTGGCTGGGTCCAAGATTATTGAGGTGGATAACAATGTTCGTGAGGATCGTGCGCTCTT AAATGGGGCACAGAAGCTGTTGGGCATCCTGATTGCTATCGGTGAGGCTGTTGCCTACGTGATGTCGGGGATGTATGGAAGTGTCAGCCAGCTTGGTGCTGGGAATGCTATTCTCATAATCCTCCAACTTTGCTTTGCTGGAATCATTGTGATATGCCTGGATGAACTTCTGCAGAAGGGATATGGCTTGGGCTCTGGGATCTCCCTTTTCATAGCCACTAACATTTG TGAAAGCATTATTTGGAAAGCTTTTAGCCCCACAACCATAAACAGTGGCCGGGGAGCTGAATTCGAGGGTGCTGTTATTGCTCTGTTTCATCTGCTGATAACCAAGCAAAACAAAGTTGGGGCTCTTCGAGAGGCTTTCTATCGGCAAAACCTTCCCAATATTACTAATTTGCTTGCTACAGTCCTCGTATTCCTTATTGTTGTCTACTTTCAAGGTTTCAAAGTGGTGTTGCCCGTGAGATCAAAAAATGCCCGTGGGCAACAGGGTGCTTATCCAATTAAGCTATTCTACACATCCAACATGCCTATCATTCTCCAATCTGCACTTGTCTCAAATCTGTATTTCATCTCTCAG TTGCTCTACAGGAAGTACAGTGGCAATTTCTTTGTTAATCTGTTAGGGAAGTGGAAGGAATCTGAATATTCTGGCCACTCTATTCCAGTTGGTGGCCTAGCTTATTATGTCACTGCACCAGCAAG CTTGGCTGATATGGCAGCCAATCCTTTCCATGCTCTGTTCTACCTGGTTTTTATGCTTACTGCTTGTGCTCTTTTCTCGAAAACTTGGATTGAAGTTTCAGGGTCTTCTGCCCGGGATGTGGCCAAGCAGCTTAAG GAGCAACAAATGGTGATGCCTGGACATAGAGACTCAAATCTTCAAAAGGAACTGAACCGGTACATACCAACTGCTGCTGCCTTTGGCGGAGTGTGCATTGGTGCATTAACAGTCCTGGCTGATTTCATGGGAGCAATTGGGTCAGGAACTGGGATATTGCTCGCAGTTACGATCATATATCAGTACTTTGAGACGTTTGAGAAGGAGAGAGCTAGTGAACTTGGCTTCTTTGGCTTTTAA
- the LOC102625569 gene encoding ER lumen protein-retaining receptor A yields MNIFRFAGDMTHLISILVLLLKIYATKSCSGISLKTQELYALVFLTRYLDLFTDFISVYNTVMKLVFIASSLAIVWCMRMHRAVRRTYDKELDTFRHYFLIAACFVLSLILNEKFTFQEIFWAFSIYLEAVAILPQLVLLQRSGNVDNLTGQYVFFLGAYRAFYILNWIYRYITEPHFSRWIACVSGIVQTALYADFFYYYFISWKNNAKLQLPA; encoded by the exons ATGAATATCTTCAGATTCGCCGGTGACATGACTCACTTGATCAGTATTTTAGTACTGCTTCTCAAAATCTACGCTACCAAATCTTGCTCAG GGATTTCGTTGAAAACTCAAGAGCTCTACGCACTGGTCTTTTTGACGCGGTACTTGGATCTCTTCACAGACTTCATCTCTGTTTACAACACTGTGATGAAGCTAGTATTCATTGCTAGTTCTCTTGCGATTGTTTGGTGCATGAGGATGCACCGAGCTGTTCGTCGTACTTACGACAAAGAGCTTGACACATTTCGCCATTACTTCCTCATTGCGGCATGCTTTGTGCTGTCTCTGATTTTGAATGAGAAGTTCACATTTCAAGAG ATCTTCTGGGCATTTTCTATATACTTGGAGGCGGTTGCGATTCTTCCCCAGTTAGTCTTATTACAGAGAAGCGGAAATGTTGACAATTTAACGGGGCAATATGTGTTCTTTCTTGg AGCATATCGTGCCTTCTACATTCTCAACTGGATCTACCGCTATATCACGGAACCACATTTTAGTCGATGGAttg CTTGCGTCTCTGGCATTGTCCAGACAGCTCTTTATGCAGATTTCTTCTATTACTACTTCATCAG CTGGAAAAACAATGCGAAACTTCAGCTTCCAGCCTGA